One region of Bartonella alsatica genomic DNA includes:
- a CDS encoding AprI/Inh family metalloprotease inhibitor — translation MSFSKISFFVVISTVTFLGGCLTSQFNSYESSNTLEVFYPLQQMPTEVMSDVSSSRLSASGAADVSIYEKGSSQSDGRMANFKLPGNAVDLFPASIAGVWNLSMDGKTCRIATPQTKFGQGYRAGPLHCPGIVSQVNSWAVKGKRLYFYNNSGRIIVTLYSSNVDRFEGRTLDDFPVVLSR, via the coding sequence ATGTCATTTTCAAAAATTTCATTTTTCGTTGTAATATCAACTGTAACATTTTTAGGAGGATGCTTAACATCACAGTTTAACAGTTATGAGAGTAGCAACACATTAGAAGTTTTTTATCCACTTCAACAAATGCCAACAGAAGTGATGTCTGATGTATCGTCTTCTCGTTTATCAGCGTCTGGGGCAGCAGATGTTTCTATATATGAGAAAGGAAGTTCTCAGAGTGATGGACGAATGGCTAATTTCAAATTGCCAGGTAATGCCGTTGATTTGTTTCCTGCGAGTATTGCTGGGGTATGGAATCTTTCTATGGATGGTAAGACATGCCGAATTGCAACACCACAAACAAAATTTGGCCAAGGATACCGTGCTGGCCCTTTACACTGCCCAGGAATCGTTTCTCAAGTAAATTCGTGGGCTGTTAAAGGAAAAAGATTATATTTCTATAATAATTCAGGACGCATTATTGTTACTCTTTATTCTTCCAATGTTGATCGCTTTGAAGGACGTACACTTGATGATTTTCCAGTTGTTTTGAGCCGTTAG
- the zapE gene encoding cell division protein ZapE, whose protein sequence is MTLVSIRYKELVLKKEISLDSAQLALAEHFDNLLQKIAEQNVSRRWAFGHFFKRKKQTFTRISRRGNRDNSFQGLYIYGEVGRGKTMLMDLFFSCLPKERKKRAHFNDFMADVHERINIYRQTSTHKKARQDNPILAVAEDLAQEAQVLCFDEFSVTDIADAMVLGRLVTALFDKGIFFVATSNVAPDNLYYNGLNRELFLPFIQVLKAHVRVVNLDAKTDYRLEKLNLQHVYITPLGLRADKCMDQAWALVLQGQKETSDEFFMRGRLVHIPRSGAGCARFDYQDLCAKPLAAAEYLALGERYHTIFVDNVPVMDDTCRNETKRFILLIDVLYERHIRLFMSAAVKLEDLYKGHAQTSETFEFQRTQSRLFEMQSQDYLKFWAERFLLKEKN, encoded by the coding sequence ATGACTTTAGTTTCAATACGCTATAAAGAACTGGTGCTCAAAAAAGAAATCAGTTTAGATTCTGCTCAATTGGCTTTAGCAGAGCATTTTGATAATTTGTTACAAAAAATTGCAGAGCAAAATGTTTCTCGTCGTTGGGCATTTGGGCATTTTTTCAAGAGAAAGAAACAAACTTTTACACGTATTTCAAGACGAGGTAATAGAGATAATTCCTTTCAGGGACTGTATATTTATGGTGAAGTAGGACGAGGCAAAACCATGCTGATGGATTTGTTCTTTTCTTGTTTGCCAAAGGAGCGTAAAAAACGCGCCCATTTTAATGATTTCATGGCCGATGTGCATGAGCGTATTAATATTTATCGTCAAACATCAACGCACAAAAAAGCTAGACAAGATAATCCTATTTTAGCCGTTGCTGAAGATCTTGCACAAGAAGCCCAAGTACTTTGTTTTGATGAATTTAGTGTAACCGATATTGCTGATGCCATGGTGCTTGGCCGTCTTGTCACTGCTTTATTTGATAAAGGGATTTTCTTTGTTGCGACTTCAAATGTTGCTCCAGATAATCTTTATTATAACGGTTTAAACCGAGAGCTCTTTTTACCTTTTATTCAAGTTTTGAAAGCACATGTTCGCGTTGTCAATCTTGATGCGAAAACAGATTATCGTCTTGAAAAATTGAATCTACAACATGTGTATATAACGCCGTTAGGGTTGAGAGCAGATAAATGCATGGATCAAGCTTGGGCACTGGTGCTGCAAGGACAAAAAGAAACATCTGATGAGTTTTTTATGAGAGGGCGTCTTGTTCATATTCCACGCTCTGGTGCGGGTTGTGCACGCTTTGATTATCAAGATTTATGTGCAAAACCTTTGGCGGCAGCAGAATATTTAGCATTAGGGGAACGTTATCATACGATTTTTGTCGATAATGTACCAGTGATGGATGATACATGTCGCAATGAAACCAAACGGTTTATTTTACTTATTGATGTTCTTTATGAACGCCATATAAGATTGTTTATGTCAGCGGCAGTGAAGCTTGAAGATTTGTATAAGGGACATGCGCAAACGTCTGAAACATTTGAATTTCAGAGAACACAATCGCGCCTTTTCGAGATGCAAAGCCAGGATTATTTAAAATTTTGGGCAGAACGTTTTCTTTTGAAGGAAAAGAACTGA